From Thermodesulfobacteriota bacterium, the proteins below share one genomic window:
- a CDS encoding TerC family protein, whose translation MLDALQIDAQFLSALLSIVLIDLVLAGDNAVVIAMAVRTLPKEQRQKGIVLGTAAAVALRIVCTFFVAQLLQIQFVKLGGGAVILWIAVKLLASPVEAEADGKAATSLWEAVKIIVIADITMAMDNMLAVGGASHGNLFLLLFGLGLSIPFVIFTSNLLSMLMDRYPIIITIGAAILGKVGGEMMITDPWTVAWLEPSKVVIYGVEAAMAVAV comes from the coding sequence ATGCTCGACGCCCTGCAGATCGATGCCCAGTTCCTTTCGGCCCTCCTGTCCATCGTCCTCATCGACCTGGTGCTGGCCGGTGACAACGCGGTGGTCATTGCCATGGCCGTGCGCACCCTGCCCAAGGAGCAGCGGCAGAAGGGCATCGTTCTCGGCACCGCCGCGGCGGTGGCTCTTCGGATCGTCTGCACCTTTTTTGTGGCCCAGCTGCTGCAGATCCAGTTCGTGAAGCTGGGCGGCGGGGCGGTGATCCTGTGGATCGCTGTCAAGCTCTTGGCCAGTCCGGTGGAGGCGGAGGCTGACGGCAAGGCGGCGACCAGCCTCTGGGAGGCGGTCAAGATCATCGTCATCGCCGACATCACCATGGCCATGGACAACATGCTGGCGGTGGGTGGCGCCTCCCACGGCAACCTGTTCCTGCTCCTTTTCGGGCTGGGCCTGTCCATCCCGTTCGTGATCTTCACGAGCAACCTTTTGTCCATGCTCATGGACCGTTACCCCATCATCATCACCATCGGCGCCGCCATCCTGGGCAAGGTGGGCGGCGAGATGATGATCACCGATCCCTGGACGGTGGCCTGGCTTGAGCCCTCCAAGGTGGTGATCTACGGGGTGGAGGCGGCCATGGCCGTGGCAGT